One segment of Desulfosudis oleivorans Hxd3 DNA contains the following:
- a CDS encoding ABC transporter substrate-binding protein: MKQQQSFFPVLIVLVCVVLCAACAPSKMSGLFGPSPGDQLFARAEAAFSRQDYNEALTLYQAYLTEFPGGSHEPDARLRKADIRSRQNRFAESRDGYESVISRYPASRYEAMAVIGILESWLRQKAFSTVIEQSGRLDDRTAPEPIIVRKYALVGEAYLSMGRPMDAAQILIAALKKVGEENRKRMLVLFDQIVAAIDPEGVNSLLAGVRDPGYRGYLTCQLAGKYMALDEYEQAEVVLSDFMEKFPGNPYTGQARDLFERIAKESVYERYTIGCLLPLTGKYRRFGERALKGVQLAFQSFMAAYGTQNAPPVRLLVRDTGSDPQLALAAVKELAENRVAAIIGPLVFFEEAIVEAQNRHIPIITLTQEPDAPGLGGWVFRNFLTSRMQTRALVSHARDVLGIDRFAVLYPDEPYGRVFANAFWDHVEESGGQVVGFESYDPQETDFAGPIKKLVGLYYDVPEDLQETVDAQREFWARERGLWVEPEPGMDMPEADQATGRQPEEEKEETAIVDFDALFIPDGPSNAGLIIPQLVYHDVVDVLFMGTNLWHSPELVNMAKKYVNGAILPTGFPETGSNPEVRRFSEGFENLFGEKPDFIAAVAYDTANLLFPIITDSDLRYRSSIKRRLGQLTGFPGVTGVTAFDETGEVHKRLPLLQIQGRRFVEIPPSAPSQKDH, translated from the coding sequence ATGAAACAGCAGCAGTCGTTCTTCCCTGTTCTAATTGTGCTGGTCTGCGTTGTCCTTTGCGCGGCGTGCGCTCCTTCGAAGATGTCCGGGCTTTTCGGCCCTTCGCCGGGGGACCAGCTGTTTGCCCGGGCCGAGGCGGCTTTTTCCCGGCAGGACTATAACGAGGCCCTCACCCTTTATCAGGCCTACCTCACGGAGTTTCCCGGCGGTTCCCACGAACCCGACGCCCGGTTGCGAAAGGCCGACATCCGGTCCCGGCAGAACCGGTTTGCTGAATCACGGGATGGGTACGAGTCGGTGATATCCCGTTACCCGGCCAGCCGGTACGAAGCCATGGCTGTTATCGGCATTCTGGAGAGCTGGCTGCGGCAGAAGGCGTTTTCGACCGTAATTGAACAGTCCGGCAGGCTTGATGACCGTACCGCGCCGGAGCCTATTATTGTCCGTAAATACGCACTGGTAGGGGAGGCCTACCTGTCCATGGGCAGGCCAATGGACGCGGCCCAGATCCTGATCGCGGCATTGAAAAAAGTGGGGGAGGAGAACCGGAAACGAATGCTGGTGCTGTTTGACCAGATCGTTGCCGCCATCGACCCGGAAGGGGTTAATTCTCTTCTGGCCGGTGTGCGGGATCCCGGTTACCGGGGGTATCTGACGTGCCAGCTGGCCGGCAAATACATGGCGCTTGATGAGTATGAACAGGCCGAGGTCGTGCTTTCCGATTTCATGGAAAAATTCCCGGGCAACCCGTATACCGGGCAGGCCCGGGACCTGTTTGAGCGGATCGCAAAGGAGTCGGTGTACGAACGTTATACCATCGGGTGCCTGCTGCCCCTGACCGGCAAATATCGCCGTTTCGGGGAACGGGCACTCAAAGGGGTGCAGCTTGCGTTTCAGTCCTTTATGGCCGCTTACGGCACGCAAAACGCGCCGCCTGTCCGTCTGCTTGTCCGCGATACCGGTTCCGACCCCCAACTGGCCCTGGCCGCAGTGAAGGAGCTTGCGGAAAACCGCGTGGCGGCCATCATCGGCCCCCTTGTTTTTTTTGAGGAGGCCATTGTCGAGGCGCAAAACCGCCATATTCCCATTATCACCCTGACCCAGGAACCGGATGCGCCTGGCCTGGGAGGATGGGTGTTCCGCAACTTTCTGACGTCGCGCATGCAGACCCGCGCCCTTGTTTCTCATGCCCGGGATGTGCTGGGCATTGACAGATTTGCCGTGCTCTATCCGGACGAGCCCTACGGCAGGGTCTTTGCCAATGCCTTCTGGGACCATGTGGAAGAATCCGGCGGACAGGTTGTCGGATTTGAATCCTATGATCCTCAAGAGACCGATTTTGCCGGCCCCATCAAAAAACTGGTGGGCCTCTATTACGACGTGCCTGAGGATCTTCAGGAAACGGTTGACGCCCAGCGGGAGTTCTGGGCCCGGGAAAGAGGATTGTGGGTGGAACCGGAGCCCGGTATGGATATGCCGGAAGCGGATCAGGCAACAGGCAGGCAACCGGAGGAGGAGAAAGAGGAAACGGCCATTGTGGATTTTGACGCTCTTTTTATTCCCGACGGTCCCTCAAATGCAGGGCTGATCATTCCGCAGCTGGTCTATCACGACGTGGTGGATGTGCTGTTCATGGGTACCAACCTGTGGCACTCCCCCGAGCTGGTGAATATGGCAAAAAAATATGTCAACGGCGCGATACTGCCCACCGGGTTTCCGGAAACAGGCAGCAATCCCGAGGTAAGGCGGTTTTCAGAGGGGTTTGAAAATCTGTTTGGCGAAAAACCCGATTTTATTGCGGCAGTGGCCTATGATACGGCAAACCTGCTGTTTCCCATCATCACCGATTCCGACCTTCGGTATCGCAGCTCCATCAAAAGAAGGCTGGGCCAGTTGACGGGATTCCCCGGTGTGACCGGTGTCACCGCGTTTGACGAAACCGGAGAGGTCCACAAGCGGCTTCCCCTGCTGCAAATCCAGGGACGCCGGTTCGTGGAAATTCCGCCATCGGCCCCTTCACAGAAAGATCACTGA
- the miaA gene encoding tRNA (adenosine(37)-N6)-dimethylallyltransferase MiaA, translating into MTGGCPTRPRVIVLCGPTGVGKTRLAIALAEEFGGQIVGADSMQVYRYMDIGTAKPTPAEQARVPHHMIDVADPDESFSAGRYARMARPILMDLNEQGVLPVLAGGTGLYIKACLHGLFRKHSADKAVLERLEREANDQGSAVLHQRLAVCDPETAERIHPNDRFRIVRALEVFESTGLPASGHRQAHGFAEDPFDALKICLHLDRKTLYGRINHRVDLMLADGFEKEVAGLLARGYAPELKAMQSIGYRHMTAWLAGGISRETAVENMKKDTRRYAKRQETWFKADPDMVWVDQKEGLEKVPFLVKRFLRYGK; encoded by the coding sequence ATGACCGGCGGATGCCCGACACGACCCAGAGTGATTGTGCTGTGCGGCCCCACCGGTGTGGGCAAGACCCGCCTTGCTATCGCCCTTGCCGAGGAGTTCGGCGGCCAGATCGTGGGGGCCGATTCCATGCAGGTTTACCGGTACATGGACATCGGCACGGCCAAGCCCACCCCGGCCGAACAGGCCCGGGTGCCCCATCACATGATTGACGTGGCAGACCCGGATGAGTCCTTCAGCGCGGGCCGGTATGCGCGGATGGCCCGGCCCATTCTTATGGATTTGAACGAACAGGGCGTACTGCCTGTACTTGCCGGCGGCACCGGCCTTTACATCAAGGCCTGCCTGCATGGGTTGTTTCGCAAGCACTCGGCGGACAAAGCTGTTCTGGAAAGGCTTGAAAGGGAGGCAAACGATCAGGGGTCGGCGGTCCTGCATCAGCGGCTTGCCGTCTGTGATCCGGAAACCGCGGAACGCATTCACCCCAACGATCGGTTCCGCATTGTCCGGGCACTTGAGGTGTTTGAGTCCACCGGGCTGCCGGCCTCCGGCCACCGGCAGGCCCACGGCTTTGCCGAAGACCCCTTTGACGCGCTGAAGATCTGCCTGCACCTGGACAGAAAGACGCTTTATGGGCGCATCAACCACCGCGTGGATCTCATGCTGGCCGACGGGTTTGAAAAGGAGGTGGCCGGCCTGCTGGCCAGGGGATATGCGCCGGAGTTGAAGGCCATGCAGTCCATCGGGTATCGCCACATGACCGCATGGCTGGCCGGCGGCATCTCCCGTGAAACAGCGGTGGAAAACATGAAGAAAGACACCCGGCGATACGCCAAACGGCAGGAGACCTGGTTTAAGGCCGACCCGGACATGGTGTGGGTCGACCAAAAAGAGGGTTTAGAAAAAGTGCCTTTTCTGGTAAAGAGGTTTCTGCGTTATGGTAAATAA
- the thiL gene encoding thiamine-phosphate kinase: MLPEDLRKHLRFYFITDDSGGPAPLEQAKAAILGGATMVQYRNKAFDGRFFEEATAILRLCRVNQIPFIVNDDPVLARALGADGVHVGQADGSLKTARSIVGKNALVGVSVSTLDELARTPVEFCDYIGTGPVFATSTKPDASPVIGVAGLKAVIDRSKKPVVAIGGINAANAAACFSAGAAGVAVISCVSRADSPLEDARFLAGACGIEVFSEKLNVPWNDEFGLIDRLLAGDKKANAAEEEILKVGPGDDAAVLHALKTPVITTDAQVENVHFSFSWQRPGEVGQRAVTVVLSDLAAAYARPVSLFVNLTLPHDRPESLAIDLYAGLKKGLAVYDCALGGGNLSGGREVSLNLFAVGEARAPFYPARANARPGDDLYCTGPLGRSRAGLLALAAGLEGYDSLVEAFKFPRARFDAAIVLADYNVRCVMDISDGLAGDARHIARASGITLCFDVDTAVCSDDLQRFCEKTGNRPEEMIFSGGEDYELLFACPPETARRIGDVMPVYRLGRCLSFDGEYLRNLPEGVAPFQHGHAGSGD; encoded by the coding sequence GTGCTTCCTGAAGATCTGAGAAAACACCTGCGGTTCTATTTTATCACCGATGACAGCGGTGGCCCGGCGCCACTTGAACAGGCAAAAGCGGCCATTCTCGGCGGCGCCACCATGGTTCAGTACCGCAACAAGGCCTTTGACGGCCGGTTTTTTGAAGAGGCCACGGCCATTTTGCGTCTGTGCCGGGTCAATCAAATTCCTTTTATTGTCAATGACGACCCGGTCCTGGCACGGGCATTGGGTGCTGACGGCGTTCATGTGGGGCAGGCCGACGGCAGCCTGAAGACGGCACGAAGCATCGTGGGAAAAAACGCGCTGGTGGGGGTGTCGGTCTCCACTCTTGACGAGCTTGCCCGGACCCCTGTTGAGTTTTGTGATTATATCGGCACCGGACCGGTGTTTGCCACGAGCACCAAGCCGGACGCCAGCCCGGTGATCGGGGTGGCGGGGCTCAAGGCGGTCATCGACCGGTCGAAAAAGCCGGTGGTGGCCATCGGCGGTATCAATGCCGCAAACGCCGCTGCCTGCTTCTCTGCCGGGGCTGCGGGCGTGGCCGTGATCAGTTGCGTGAGCCGTGCTGACAGTCCCCTTGAAGACGCCCGGTTTCTGGCAGGGGCCTGCGGTATTGAGGTTTTTTCTGAAAAGCTGAATGTGCCGTGGAACGATGAGTTCGGCCTGATCGACAGGCTTCTGGCCGGGGATAAGAAGGCCAACGCGGCAGAAGAGGAAATTTTGAAGGTGGGACCCGGGGATGACGCGGCCGTGCTGCATGCCCTGAAAACACCGGTGATCACCACCGACGCCCAGGTGGAAAATGTCCATTTCTCTTTTTCCTGGCAGCGGCCCGGGGAGGTGGGGCAAAGGGCCGTGACCGTGGTGTTAAGCGATCTGGCCGCCGCCTATGCCCGTCCGGTGTCCCTGTTTGTCAACCTGACCCTTCCGCACGACAGGCCCGAGTCTTTGGCCATAGACCTTTACGCGGGGCTGAAGAAAGGACTTGCCGTCTATGATTGTGCGCTGGGCGGTGGCAATCTATCCGGCGGCCGGGAAGTTTCCCTGAACCTGTTTGCCGTGGGAGAGGCAAGGGCGCCTTTTTATCCGGCCCGCGCCAATGCCCGGCCCGGTGACGATTTGTATTGTACCGGCCCCCTGGGCCGATCCAGGGCCGGGCTGCTGGCATTGGCGGCCGGCCTGGAGGGATATGATTCTCTGGTCGAGGCATTCAAGTTTCCCCGCGCCCGGTTTGACGCGGCTATCGTGCTGGCGGATTACAATGTGCGCTGCGTCATGGATATCAGCGACGGCCTGGCCGGGGATGCCCGCCATATTGCCAGGGCTTCGGGCATTACACTCTGTTTTGACGTGGATACCGCCGTCTGTTCCGATGACCTTCAGCGGTTCTGCGAGAAAACCGGCAACCGGCCCGAAGAGATGATCTTTTCCGGGGGTGAAGACTATGAGCTGCTGTTTGCCTGCCCACCGGAAACGGCCCGGCGCATCGGGGATGTCATGCCTGTTTACCGTCTGGGCCGCTGCCTTTCTTTTGATGGTGAATACCTGCGCAACCTGCCTGAAGGCGTGGCCCCGTTTCAGCATGGCCATGCCGGTTCCGGAGACTGA
- a CDS encoding HDIG domain-containing metalloprotein: MTLNSNRSDIAPLEIIKRYYDPGSRAFESMIPHCTRVMEKALAVARVVAAMHPDMRFIEEAALLHDIGIFKVHAPDIGCTGDAPYVCHGVLGRELLEKEGLPRHALVCERHVGTGITAEEIVAAGLPLPVRDMCPVSLEEIIVAYADKFFSKNPKAGNREKPVDEIAREMAKYGPRQKETFLSWVRRFEPGML, encoded by the coding sequence ATGACCTTGAATTCAAATAGAAGCGACATCGCTCCCCTGGAGATCATAAAGCGGTATTATGATCCGGGCAGCCGGGCCTTTGAAAGCATGATTCCCCACTGCACCCGGGTGATGGAAAAGGCCCTGGCCGTGGCCCGGGTCGTGGCCGCCATGCACCCCGATATGCGATTTATTGAAGAGGCGGCCCTGCTGCACGACATCGGCATTTTCAAGGTCCACGCGCCGGACATCGGCTGCACCGGGGACGCGCCCTATGTGTGCCACGGCGTACTGGGCCGCGAGCTTCTGGAAAAGGAGGGGCTGCCCCGTCATGCGCTGGTGTGTGAGCGCCATGTGGGCACGGGTATTACCGCCGAAGAGATTGTCGCGGCCGGCCTGCCCCTGCCGGTGCGGGACATGTGCCCGGTCTCTCTTGAGGAGATCATTGTGGCCTATGCGGACAAGTTTTTTTCCAAAAACCCCAAAGCCGGCAACCGGGAAAAACCGGTGGATGAAATTGCCCGGGAGATGGCAAAATATGGCCCGCGCCAGAAGGAGACCTTTCTCTCCTGGGTCAGGCGGTTTGAACCCGGCATGCTGTAG
- the prfB gene encoding peptide chain release factor 2 (programmed frameshift) — protein MVFNNSAEIRQTIRESYEKVEQFRSYLDEPVMRERLAEIEALVAREGAWDDPERAATLLKERSLLSDRLDLLSELGREVEDAEVLLELAEEEADSDAAAEVTRRVEGVRKKIEKLSIDLTLSDEDDPADAIVAINAGAGGTDAQDWAEMLFRMYTRWIERKGYKLEMIDHQPGDEAGIKSATFSAKGLNAFGYLKNESGVHRLVRISPFNASGKRQTSFASVFVFPQIDRQIDIDIDEKDLRIDTFRASGAGGQHVNKTSSAVRITHYPSGVVVQCQQERSQLRNREIAMAVLRARLYKLEKDKQNQKLQDMEAGKDDIAWGSQIRSYFLHPYQKAKDHRTDFEIGDVYSVLDGEIDPFIEAVLMKGR, from the exons ATGGTGTTTAACAACAGCGCGGAAATTCGGCAGACGATTCGGGAGTCTTATGAAAAGGTAGAACAGTTTCGGAGCTATCTT GACGAACCGGTCATGAGGGAACGGCTGGCCGAGATCGAGGCTCTGGTCGCCAGGGAAGGGGCCTGGGACGATCCGGAAAGAGCGGCCACCCTGTTAAAGGAGCGATCCCTGCTGTCGGACCGGCTTGATCTGCTTTCCGAACTGGGCCGGGAGGTGGAGGACGCGGAGGTGCTGCTGGAACTGGCGGAGGAAGAGGCGGATTCGGATGCCGCCGCCGAAGTGACCCGCCGGGTGGAAGGGGTTCGGAAAAAGATTGAAAAGCTTTCCATTGATCTGACCCTTTCCGATGAGGACGACCCGGCTGACGCCATTGTGGCCATCAACGCCGGGGCCGGGGGCACCGATGCCCAGGACTGGGCCGAGATGCTGTTTCGCATGTATACCCGCTGGATCGAACGCAAGGGCTACAAGCTGGAGATGATCGACCATCAGCCCGGTGACGAGGCAGGGATCAAAAGCGCCACCTTTTCGGCCAAAGGGCTCAATGCCTTTGGATATCTGAAGAACGAATCCGGTGTTCACCGGCTGGTGCGCATTTCCCCCTTTAACGCCAGCGGCAAGCGGCAGACCTCCTTTGCTTCGGTGTTTGTGTTTCCCCAGATTGACCGGCAGATCGATATTGATATCGACGAAAAAGACCTTCGTATTGATACCTTTCGGGCCAGCGGCGCCGGGGGCCAGCATGTCAACAAAACCAGCAGCGCGGTGCGCATCACCCATTATCCCTCCGGCGTGGTGGTCCAGTGCCAGCAGGAGCGGTCCCAGCTTCGGAACCGGGAAATTGCCATGGCCGTGCTGCGGGCCCGGCTTTACAAGCTTGAAAAAGACAAGCAGAACCAGAAACTGCAGGACATGGAGGCGGGTAAGGACGATATCGCCTGGGGCAGCCAGATCCGGTCCTATTTTCTGCACCCCTACCAGAAGGCAAAGGATCACCGGACAGACTTTGAAATCGGAGATGTTTACAGTGTGCTGGATGGCGAGATTGATCCCTTCATCGAGGCCGTTCTTATGAAGGGACGATGA
- the lnt gene encoding apolipoprotein N-acyltransferase: MKPQSPENRQHPFSAQGVFFAVVSGLLLTGAFPQTGMAWLAWVALVPLLRVLDSASVRQGFYAGLAAGCAHYFSLLYWLVPTLRTYGALPWVLAVGCFLLLSLYLAFYLGVFAAVYAGVRNRPVLRILVAPVAWTALEYVRAFILSGFPWEPVGCSQYRILPLIQMADLTGVYGISFLVVLFNSLLAWAIYRLLKKEAFPAAETVGAFLLLVLFLVMAVSAWFYGTWRLKEVSGAMADAPLKRIAVVQGNIDQNQKWDAAFRDATVEKYLALCRRAADTGPDLVVLPETAMPFYFLYDGVATRKVLTAAREAGTWFLAGAPAAATENGAVKYYNSAYLITPQGQIAGRYDKTHLVPFGEFVPLGPLREWLPFVRTIVAAAGDFTAGNVGQTLEMGGLPLGVQICYEIIFPYQARRIVQNGAGLIINITNDAWYGRTSAPWQHFSMVVFRAVETRRAVVRSANTGISGYIAPTGQIIGATPLFVESVKTWAVPVMQTTTVYCRYGDLFAKGCLVGLILVLWYIFRTARGSGKADQKLQGISKH, encoded by the coding sequence ATGAAGCCGCAATCCCCGGAAAATCGACAGCACCCGTTTTCCGCACAAGGCGTTTTTTTTGCCGTGGTGTCGGGCCTCCTGCTCACCGGAGCCTTCCCTCAAACCGGCATGGCCTGGCTGGCCTGGGTCGCCCTTGTGCCGCTGCTGCGGGTTCTTGACAGCGCTTCGGTCCGGCAGGGGTTTTATGCGGGCCTGGCAGCCGGGTGCGCCCACTATTTTTCCCTGCTCTACTGGCTGGTGCCCACGCTACGCACCTACGGGGCACTTCCCTGGGTTCTGGCCGTCGGGTGTTTCCTCCTGCTCTCGCTTTACCTGGCGTTTTACCTGGGTGTATTTGCAGCGGTTTACGCCGGTGTCAGAAACCGGCCGGTTCTTCGCATTCTTGTCGCGCCGGTGGCATGGACGGCCCTGGAGTATGTCCGCGCCTTTATCCTGTCCGGGTTTCCCTGGGAGCCGGTTGGCTGCTCCCAGTACCGGATACTGCCCCTGATCCAGATGGCCGACCTGACCGGTGTCTACGGCATCTCTTTTCTGGTTGTGCTGTTCAACAGCCTGCTGGCCTGGGCCATATACCGGCTGCTCAAAAAAGAAGCGTTTCCTGCAGCTGAAACGGTTGGGGCGTTTCTCCTATTGGTCCTGTTTCTTGTCATGGCCGTCAGTGCCTGGTTTTACGGCACATGGCGTCTGAAAGAGGTGTCCGGAGCCATGGCTGATGCGCCCTTAAAAAGGATTGCCGTGGTCCAGGGCAATATCGACCAGAACCAGAAGTGGGATGCCGCTTTTCGGGACGCAACGGTTGAAAAATACCTTGCACTGTGCCGCCGGGCCGCTGATACCGGTCCGGACCTGGTGGTGCTGCCGGAAACCGCCATGCCGTTTTATTTTCTGTATGACGGTGTGGCCACGCGCAAGGTCCTGACGGCGGCCCGGGAGGCCGGCACCTGGTTTCTGGCCGGTGCCCCCGCGGCCGCCACGGAGAACGGCGCGGTGAAATATTATAACAGCGCCTACCTGATCACGCCCCAGGGCCAAATCGCCGGCCGGTACGACAAGACCCACCTGGTGCCTTTCGGAGAGTTCGTTCCCCTGGGCCCCTTGCGGGAGTGGCTGCCCTTTGTGCGGACCATTGTGGCGGCAGCCGGTGATTTTACGGCCGGAAACGTCGGCCAGACCCTGGAGATGGGCGGCCTGCCATTGGGAGTCCAGATTTGTTATGAAATTATTTTTCCCTACCAGGCCCGGCGGATTGTTCAGAACGGCGCCGGCCTGATCATCAATATCACCAATGACGCCTGGTACGGCAGAACCAGCGCGCCCTGGCAACATTTTTCCATGGTGGTGTTCCGGGCCGTGGAGACCCGGCGGGCTGTTGTGCGATCGGCCAACACCGGGATCAGTGGATATATCGCGCCCACGGGACAAATCATCGGCGCCACCCCGCTTTTCGTGGAAAGCGTGAAGACCTGGGCCGTGCCGGTAATGCAAACAACGACCGTTTATTGCCGGTACGGTGACCTGTTTGCAAAAGGATGCCTGGTGGGTTTGATCCTTGTTTTGTGGTATATATTCAGAACGGCCCGGGGTTCCGGGAAAGCAGATCAAAAACTTCAGGGAATCTCTAAACATTGA
- a CDS encoding C-GCAxxG-C-C family protein — translation MAALEVVQNMIGAPQNRMLKAATGLEGGCVASGATCGLVTGGSLGLGLVHAEALESGDRNSEAALLDRVGEYVKWFETAFGSQFCRECTGIDFYTLSGQARYLIPGDKVAGCLARVRGAARYLSEARDWELPVPGSFEEPATGPAYHCAGDVLKTIRQNTGLGDPYLEQASVVLDGGVGLSGGLCGALAGAVMGINLLLGLNVRNTPYSGIVRAFLTGHINLLLEETSPKREPFAVGKEVVARFKQAAGSTTCAAVTGKRFASRKDFQAHMAASSRCRMLIRHAAGLATDEIEKWKGSGK, via the coding sequence CTGGCCGCTCTGGAAGTTGTCCAGAACATGATCGGCGCACCTCAAAACCGGATGCTGAAGGCCGCCACCGGCCTGGAAGGCGGCTGCGTGGCAAGCGGCGCCACCTGCGGCCTGGTTACGGGCGGCTCCCTGGGCCTGGGGCTGGTTCACGCAGAGGCGCTGGAAAGCGGTGATAGGAATTCGGAGGCCGCACTGCTGGACCGGGTGGGCGAATATGTGAAATGGTTTGAGACCGCATTCGGCTCCCAGTTCTGCCGTGAGTGTACCGGCATTGACTTTTATACCCTTTCCGGACAGGCGCGCTACCTGATCCCCGGCGACAAGGTGGCCGGTTGCCTGGCCCGGGTTCGGGGCGCCGCCCGATATCTAAGTGAAGCCAGGGATTGGGAACTGCCGGTTCCAGGCTCCTTTGAGGAGCCGGCAACCGGCCCGGCCTATCACTGCGCGGGGGATGTGCTCAAGACCATCCGTCAAAACACCGGCCTGGGAGATCCTTATCTGGAACAGGCTTCCGTTGTGCTGGACGGCGGGGTGGGGCTCTCCGGCGGCCTGTGCGGGGCTCTGGCCGGCGCGGTGATGGGAATCAACCTGCTGTTGGGCCTCAATGTCCGAAACACCCCTTACAGCGGCATCGTCCGCGCGTTTCTGACCGGCCATATCAACCTTCTGCTGGAAGAGACCTCCCCCAAACGGGAACCCTTTGCCGTGGGAAAGGAAGTGGTCGCCCGGTTCAAACAGGCTGCCGGCAGTACCACCTGTGCCGCTGTCACGGGGAAACGGTTTGCGTCCCGGAAGGATTTTCAGGCCCACATGGCCGCATCGTCCCGTTGCCGAATGCTCATTCGCCACGCAGCGGGCCTGGCAACCGATGAAATTGAAAAATGGAAGGGCAGCGGAAAATGA
- a CDS encoding alpha/beta fold hydrolase yields MKGLYRTGGGLIAGVLVLLMVSGCSMLGIKNIPVEKLEKKYFNEHSQMLEFQGLKIHYRDEGQGPVLILIHGVCASLHTWDGWVEELKDHYRIIRVDLPGFGLSPLTDKNIYERQRAVAVIEEMVKTMGLDRFSIAGNSLGGHVAWIYTHAHPERVEKLILIDSAGFQMKMPWILKFASTWPVSMVSRRMMPKVILYEAVNQVYGDPRRMEKGTRERYFELAMRKGAKSDYVDIFKKLDHELSKRSVSDGIDEISVPTLVMWGDKDTWIPYAESIARWRHALPDARFIVYAGAGHVPMEEIPVETARDARAFLSGRITGARAD; encoded by the coding sequence ATGAAAGGGCTGTATCGGACCGGGGGAGGGCTGATTGCCGGTGTTCTGGTGTTGCTGATGGTGTCCGGCTGTTCCATGCTGGGGATTAAAAATATTCCAGTTGAAAAGCTGGAAAAAAAATATTTCAACGAACATTCCCAAATGCTGGAATTTCAGGGCCTGAAGATCCATTACCGGGACGAGGGCCAGGGCCCGGTGCTGATTCTGATCCATGGCGTGTGCGCCTCCCTGCATACATGGGATGGGTGGGTGGAAGAATTAAAGGACCACTACCGCATCATTCGCGTGGACCTGCCGGGGTTCGGCCTGTCACCGCTGACCGACAAGAATATCTATGAGCGTCAACGGGCTGTCGCAGTCATCGAAGAGATGGTCAAGACCATGGGGCTGGATCGGTTTTCCATTGCCGGTAACTCCCTGGGCGGCCATGTGGCCTGGATCTACACCCATGCCCATCCGGAGCGGGTGGAAAAACTTATCCTGATCGATTCGGCCGGTTTTCAGATGAAGATGCCCTGGATACTGAAGTTTGCCTCCACATGGCCGGTTTCCATGGTTTCCCGTCGCATGATGCCCAAGGTGATCCTTTACGAGGCGGTCAACCAGGTCTACGGCGATCCCAGGCGCATGGAAAAAGGAACCAGGGAACGCTATTTTGAGCTGGCCATGCGAAAAGGGGCCAAAAGCGATTATGTGGATATTTTTAAAAAGCTTGATCATGAACTTTCAAAACGGAGCGTGTCCGACGGGATTGACGAAATCAGCGTTCCCACCCTGGTGATGTGGGGGGACAAAGACACCTGGATTCCCTATGCCGAGTCCATTGCCAGGTGGCGCCATGCGCTTCCGGATGCCCGGTTTATTGTCTATGCGGGTGCGGGCCACGTGCCAATGGAGGAGATTCCGGTGGAAACCGCCAGGGACGCACGCGCGTTTCTTTCCGGCAGAATAACCGGCGCGAGAGCCGACTGA